A portion of the Bulleidia sp. zg-1006 genome contains these proteins:
- a CDS encoding peptidylprolyl isomerase, whose product MGKFLKKNWFVMLIVIIFIGISVYYIYDTNKGKLKGKKINGEDVVFTVDNNNVTANNLYDELYRLSGKSALTTFFKQKVADMAISTTNTMKDTSAAQKKTIIARYEQKFGTNYEAKLRTDLQPTGYTDLEEYLLNQQKISQIAADYAKKHFDELKIRQISYILVKFENAKKASKTPTEKEKAKMDAVDKELKAGTAFSKVAAKHTEDTSAVANGGKLGIIDKNTSKLDSSFKEAALALNEGEVSQWIYSSNFGFFKIKADATTANTLGALNAKSNPFLQLVNSYDNTLGNPAIWEKAKELGVDFKGNKELENTLKASLGVKESEAK is encoded by the coding sequence ATGGGCAAATTTTTAAAGAAAAATTGGTTCGTAATGCTAATCGTGATTATTTTTATTGGTATTTCTGTCTATTACATCTACGACACCAACAAAGGTAAATTAAAAGGAAAGAAAATAAATGGTGAAGATGTCGTCTTTACAGTTGATAATAACAATGTGACTGCGAATAATCTTTACGATGAACTTTATCGTTTATCTGGCAAATCAGCTCTTACAACTTTTTTTAAACAAAAAGTCGCCGATATGGCAATAAGTACTACCAATACGATGAAGGATACTTCAGCGGCACAGAAGAAAACCATTATTGCTCGTTATGAACAAAAATTTGGTACAAACTATGAAGCCAAACTAAGAACAGATTTACAACCAACCGGTTATACCGATTTAGAAGAATACTTACTCAACCAACAAAAGATTTCACAAATTGCGGCAGATTATGCTAAGAAACATTTTGATGAACTTAAGATTCGACAAATCTCTTACATTTTGGTGAAGTTTGAAAATGCTAAAAAAGCAAGTAAGACACCTACTGAAAAAGAAAAAGCGAAGATGGATGCGGTTGATAAAGAATTAAAAGCCGGTACTGCTTTCTCTAAAGTTGCCGCCAAACACACAGAAGATACATCCGCTGTCGCAAACGGTGGTAAATTAGGTATTATTGATAAAAATACTTCTAAGTTAGATTCTTCCTTTAAAGAAGCCGCTTTAGCTTTAAATGAAGGTGAAGTTAGCCAATGGATTTATTCCTCTAACTTTGGTTTCTTTAAAATTAAAGCCGATGCAACAACGGCGAATACCCTTGGCGCTTTAAATGCGAAAAGTAATCCATTCCTACAATTAGTCAACAGCTATGACAACACTTTAGGTAACCCGGCCATTTGGGAAAAAGCGAAAGAATTAGGCGTTGACTTCAAAGGCAATAAAGAATTGGAAAATACCCTCAAGGCTTCTCTTGGGGTAAAAGAAAGTGAGGCTAAATAA
- the rsmB gene encoding 16S rRNA (cytosine(967)-C(5))-methyltransferase RsmB, giving the protein MKEREVIVQILEKVLYDHAYASLSLKKLKVDGSIGFVTEVVYGTLRHYFLLQEQYKAFVKKVKKKIDVLFVMAIYQHHFMKVPDYAIVNTSVELVKPQEKSFVNAVLRKVFQADWIEPRGNEPKDLALRYSHPEWLIRLWLAQYGLEKTLEILEENQKPSKVYGRINPFSDKKEDLKDFTFYENECVSYEGNILSTKAFQSHQVLIQDRHSQLVVPELDLRSGLSVLDACASPGTKSQQIATYMDNEGEIISCDIYPHRLELINQLSQQTGTKIIHTLKQDAGCLRSDWLNHFDRILLDVPCSGLGDLSHKPEIRYHISPNSLDEIQQLQAKILEINVQYLKEDGILVYSTCTLNQKENHKQIQNFLDKHEEVQLVSEKTLFPKEGSDGFYYAKLRRKKKDMVKSKLCKQYMI; this is encoded by the coding sequence ATGAAAGAAAGAGAAGTGATTGTTCAAATCTTAGAAAAAGTGCTCTATGACCATGCTTATGCCTCTTTGAGTTTAAAGAAGCTAAAAGTGGATGGTAGTATAGGCTTTGTGACAGAAGTGGTGTATGGTACCTTACGCCATTACTTTTTATTACAAGAACAATACAAAGCTTTTGTGAAAAAAGTAAAGAAGAAAATCGATGTTTTATTCGTGATGGCAATTTATCAGCACCATTTCATGAAAGTGCCGGACTATGCGATTGTTAATACCAGTGTAGAGCTTGTTAAGCCACAAGAAAAATCTTTTGTGAATGCCGTGTTGCGTAAAGTTTTTCAAGCCGATTGGATTGAACCAAGAGGTAATGAGCCCAAAGACTTGGCGCTTCGTTATTCCCATCCGGAATGGTTAATTCGCTTATGGTTAGCCCAATATGGTTTAGAAAAAACCTTAGAAATCCTTGAAGAAAATCAAAAACCATCGAAAGTCTATGGTCGTATCAATCCTTTTTCAGACAAGAAAGAGGATTTAAAAGACTTTACTTTCTATGAGAATGAATGTGTTTCTTATGAAGGTAATATCCTTAGTACCAAAGCTTTTCAATCCCACCAAGTGTTAATTCAAGACCGTCATTCCCAATTGGTTGTACCGGAATTAGATTTGCGAAGTGGACTATCGGTATTAGATGCTTGTGCTTCCCCGGGTACTAAGTCTCAACAAATCGCTACTTATATGGATAATGAAGGCGAGATTATTAGTTGTGATATTTACCCACATCGCTTAGAGCTTATTAATCAATTATCCCAACAAACAGGTACTAAGATTATTCATACCCTAAAACAAGATGCCGGTTGTTTAAGAAGCGATTGGCTGAACCATTTCGATCGTATTTTACTGGATGTACCATGTTCAGGACTAGGAGACTTAAGTCATAAACCGGAAATACGCTATCACATTAGTCCAAATTCTCTGGATGAAATACAACAATTACAAGCCAAAATATTAGAAATCAATGTACAATATCTTAAAGAAGATGGTATTTTGGTGTATAGCACTTGTACTTTAAATCAAAAGGAAAATCATAAACAAATCCAAAATTTTTTAGATAAACATGAAGAAGTTCAATTAGTGAGTGAAAAAACACTTTTTCCGAAAGAAGGAAGCGATGGTTTTTATTATGCAAAGCTAAGAAGAAAGAAGAAAGATATGGTAAAATCAAAGTTATGCAAACAATATATGATTTAA
- the sufB gene encoding Fe-S cluster assembly protein SufB: MVENNEEVLSSQDNYKYGFHDEVTSILDTGKGINEDVVRQISKAKNEPEWMCEKRVQAFHVFEELKLPKWGPDLQDIDFQDFTYFRKVSEEIKKSWDDVPEEVKNTFEKLGIPQAERDFLAGVTTQYESEAVYHSMLKEVEEKGVIFLDIDSALKEYPALFKKYFATIVSPGDNKLAALNSAVWSGGSFIYVPPGVKLEKPLQSYFRINSESMGQFERSIIIVDDGAEISYVEGCTAPQYSKDSLHAAVVEVFVGKGAKCRYSSVQNWSGNILNLVTKRAKVEEDGAMEWIDGNIGSRITMKYPSCILAGARASGLCISIAVGSKNQVQDSGAKMIHAAPYTKSSIISKSVSRNGGVTNFRDEIKILPKANHAKSHIECDTLLVDNRSKSDTIPVDINLNNTSTIEHEAKVSKISEDQLFYLMSRGLNEEQATEMIVMGFLEPFTRELPMEYAVELNQLLKLDMSGSIG, encoded by the coding sequence ATGGTAGAAAATAATGAAGAAGTCTTATCATCCCAAGATAACTATAAATATGGTTTTCATGATGAAGTTACAAGCATCCTTGACACAGGAAAAGGCATCAACGAGGACGTGGTTCGGCAAATTTCAAAAGCGAAGAATGAACCGGAATGGATGTGTGAGAAAAGAGTGCAAGCCTTTCATGTTTTTGAAGAATTAAAATTACCCAAATGGGGACCGGATTTACAGGACATTGATTTTCAGGATTTTACTTATTTTAGAAAGGTTTCAGAGGAAATTAAAAAATCTTGGGATGATGTACCGGAAGAGGTAAAGAACACCTTTGAAAAATTGGGTATACCACAGGCTGAAAGAGATTTCTTAGCAGGTGTCACAACGCAATATGAATCGGAAGCGGTATACCACTCCATGTTAAAAGAGGTGGAAGAAAAGGGCGTTATTTTCTTAGATATTGATTCCGCTTTAAAAGAATATCCTGCTCTTTTTAAAAAATATTTTGCTACGATTGTCTCGCCCGGGGATAATAAGTTAGCAGCTTTGAATTCAGCGGTTTGGTCAGGAGGAAGTTTTATCTACGTGCCTCCAGGAGTGAAGCTTGAAAAGCCTTTACAATCGTATTTCCGTATCAATTCGGAATCGATGGGTCAATTTGAGCGTTCTATTATTATCGTTGATGATGGGGCTGAAATTTCTTATGTGGAAGGCTGTACAGCCCCACAGTATTCCAAGGATTCTTTACATGCGGCGGTAGTAGAAGTGTTTGTTGGTAAAGGAGCTAAATGTCGCTATTCATCGGTGCAAAACTGGTCCGGTAATATTCTTAACTTAGTCACAAAACGAGCTAAGGTGGAAGAAGATGGAGCGATGGAATGGATTGATGGTAATATTGGTTCTCGTATTACCATGAAGTATCCCTCTTGTATTCTGGCAGGAGCTAGAGCAAGCGGTCTTTGTATCTCAATTGCGGTGGGTTCTAAGAATCAAGTTCAAGATTCAGGAGCGAAAATGATTCATGCGGCACCATACACGAAGTCTTCCATTATCTCTAAGTCGGTTTCCAGAAATGGTGGAGTAACGAATTTCCGCGATGAAATTAAAATTTTGCCAAAGGCAAATCATGCGAAATCGCATATTGAATGCGATACTTTACTAGTAGATAATCGTTCTAAGTCAGATACTATTCCAGTGGATATTAATTTAAATAACACTTCAACCATTGAACATGAAGCTAAAGTTTCTAAGATTTCAGAAGATCAATTGTTTTATTTGATGTCACGTGGTTTAAATGAAGAACAAGCCACAGAAATGATTGTAATGGGCTTTTTAGAACCATTCACAAGAGAGCTGCCAATGGAATATGCGGTGGAATTAAATCAGTTATTGAAACTAGATATGAGTGGTTCCATTGGATAA
- a CDS encoding aminotransferase class V-fold PLP-dependent enzyme, protein MINPSEIRSQFPMLQNHPELIYLDNGATTYKPNSVIQAILSYYNDFTSNVERGDYETAVKADYAFEAVRQKMADLIHAQSSQEIVFTANVTSSLNQIVYGLRKQLKTKDVVYITEGEHASNVLPWFRLQEELGIEVEYLPVDEVGRVLLDKVSLKENTKVISIAEVTNVLGTIQPIRELSQLAHEAGAIMVVDAAQTIAHHKVDVQDLNVDYLCFSSHKMYGPNGVGILYGKKPLLDALEPIGLGGGMNARFYREGRVELKEAPHKFEAGTPNIEGVIGLGAACDFLLNIGLDEIEAYEKDIRAYFYEQVKDFDFLEIYNRENAFGPITFNVKGIFSQDVAGYLAHHHIAVRSGNHCAKLLHHIIGTDQSVRASLAIYNNREDIDQFVKIIHEISLEKAIDIFF, encoded by the coding sequence ATGATCAATCCTTCCGAAATACGCTCACAATTTCCCATGCTTCAAAATCATCCGGAATTAATTTATTTGGATAATGGAGCGACGACTTATAAACCAAATTCAGTTATTCAAGCGATTCTTTCTTATTACAATGACTTTACATCTAATGTAGAAAGAGGTGACTATGAAACAGCCGTCAAGGCAGATTATGCTTTTGAGGCAGTGCGTCAAAAGATGGCTGACTTAATTCATGCTCAATCGAGTCAAGAAATTGTCTTTACAGCCAATGTAACATCTTCTTTAAATCAAATTGTTTATGGACTTCGTAAACAATTAAAAACAAAAGATGTTGTCTATATTACCGAAGGAGAGCACGCCTCTAATGTGCTTCCTTGGTTTCGTTTACAAGAAGAATTAGGAATTGAAGTGGAATATTTACCTGTTGATGAAGTGGGAAGAGTATTATTAGATAAAGTATCGTTAAAAGAAAACACCAAGGTGATTTCCATTGCGGAAGTAACGAATGTATTAGGGACGATTCAGCCCATCCGAGAATTGAGCCAATTAGCTCATGAGGCCGGCGCCATTATGGTTGTCGATGCAGCCCAAACTATCGCTCATCATAAAGTGGATGTACAGGATTTAAATGTGGATTATCTTTGTTTTTCGAGTCATAAAATGTATGGACCAAATGGAGTTGGCATTTTATATGGTAAGAAGCCGCTTTTAGATGCATTAGAACCAATTGGTCTTGGTGGGGGAATGAATGCTCGTTTTTATCGTGAGGGGCGAGTGGAATTAAAAGAAGCTCCACATAAGTTTGAAGCCGGTACACCAAATATTGAAGGGGTAATCGGCTTAGGAGCGGCGTGTGATTTCTTATTAAACATAGGCTTGGATGAAATTGAAGCGTATGAAAAAGACATAAGAGCTTACTTTTATGAACAAGTGAAGGATTTTGACTTTCTTGAGATTTATAACCGAGAAAATGCGTTTGGACCAATTACGTTTAATGTAAAGGGAATTTTTTCTCAGGATGTGGCTGGTTATTTAGCCCACCATCATATTGCGGTTCGCTCCGGTAATCATTGTGCCAAGCTATTGCACCATATTATTGGTACAGACCAATCGGTACGAGCTTCATTAGCGATTTATAACAATAGAGAAGATATTGACCAATTTGTCAAAATAATTCATGAAATTAGTCTGGAAAAGGCAATTGATATCTTTTTTTAA
- the sufC gene encoding Fe-S cluster assembly ATPase SufC: MKKLEIKNLHVSVGDKEILKGINLTIGENEVHALMGPNGNGKSTLLAAIMGNPTYTVTEGSIFYDDKDVLAMPVNKRSIAGLFLAMQYPQEVPGVTNSDFLRAAMNARRDKPVPLFTFIKSMEKTIQDLQMKEDLAHRFLNEGFSGGEKKRNEIVQMEMLRPSLSMLDEIDSGLDVDAMHVVAKAINQLRQETKMSLIIVSHYDRFFTMIEPQFTHVLVDGKIALHGDGDLARRIDQEGYDWVYEEYGIIPPENVKPKVKPRSTLGSCAVKDMVSKGEEK, encoded by the coding sequence ATGAAAAAATTAGAAATTAAGAACCTACATGTTTCAGTTGGTGATAAAGAAATATTAAAAGGAATTAATCTGACAATTGGCGAGAATGAAGTACATGCTCTCATGGGTCCTAATGGAAATGGAAAGTCAACTTTATTGGCTGCGATTATGGGTAATCCTACCTATACGGTTACAGAAGGATCGATTTTCTATGATGATAAAGACGTATTAGCAATGCCGGTTAATAAACGTTCGATTGCCGGCTTATTTTTAGCGATGCAATACCCGCAAGAGGTACCTGGAGTAACGAATTCAGATTTCTTACGAGCAGCGATGAATGCTCGTCGGGATAAACCGGTGCCTTTATTTACCTTTATTAAGAGCATGGAAAAAACGATTCAAGACTTACAAATGAAAGAAGATTTGGCTCATCGTTTCTTGAACGAAGGCTTCTCAGGTGGGGAAAAGAAGCGTAATGAAATCGTACAAATGGAAATGTTACGACCAAGTTTATCGATGCTGGATGAAATTGATTCTGGTTTGGATGTAGACGCAATGCATGTGGTGGCTAAGGCAATCAATCAATTGCGTCAAGAAACAAAAATGTCTTTGATTATCGTTTCTCATTATGACCGTTTCTTTACAATGATTGAGCCACAATTTACGCATGTGTTAGTAGATGGCAAGATTGCCCTTCATGGTGATGGTGATTTAGCGCGTCGTATTGATCAAGAGGGCTATGATTGGGTGTATGAAGAATATGGTATTATCCCACCGGAAAATGTAAAACCAAAAGTAAAACCAAGATCCACCCTTGGTAGTTGTGCTGTAAAAGATATGGTGTCTAAGGGAGAAGAAAAATGA
- the sufU gene encoding Fe-S cluster assembly sulfur transfer protein SufU, whose translation MGNSEYRDQPNVLRELILDHYQYPHHHKLVRAETYQSVHMASDSCIDDITVEARIADGKILDINFEGAACAISTASTSMMSDLLIGKTKEEAQALITNFLHMVHEEEYNPDTLEEAIALKNVYRQANRIKCATIGWTAIQKLLEKEDENGRK comes from the coding sequence ATGGGAAATTCAGAATATCGGGATCAGCCGAATGTGTTAAGAGAATTGATTTTAGATCATTACCAATACCCGCATCATCATAAATTAGTGCGCGCAGAAACTTATCAATCGGTTCATATGGCCAGTGATAGTTGTATTGATGATATAACAGTCGAAGCTAGGATTGCCGATGGTAAGATTTTAGATATTAATTTTGAAGGAGCGGCTTGTGCTATTTCGACCGCTTCTACTTCGATGATGTCGGATTTATTGATTGGCAAAACAAAAGAAGAAGCCCAAGCTTTGATTACGAATTTTTTACATATGGTACATGAAGAAGAATATAATCCGGATACACTTGAAGAAGCGATAGCGTTAAAAAATGTGTATCGCCAAGCCAACCGAATTAAGTGTGCCACCATTGGTTGGACAGCGATTCAAAAATTATTAGAAAAGGAGGATGAGAATGGTAGAAAATAA
- a CDS encoding 5-formyltetrahydrofolate cyclo-ligase, translating to MDKKTARQLGQARRNLLSAKDRQLYSQIIQEKALTLLQGKKKVALYISMGNEVDTSFLLKQKDLDLYVPRVENGTLHFYPYCSKQLGKSDFGVLEPIPGKEVSIADMDVVLVPLSAFDCHGNRCGYGKGYYDCVLKEAKLKIGLAFQAQEVDFIACESQDIPLDDVLTESY from the coding sequence TTGGATAAGAAAACAGCTAGACAATTAGGACAAGCTAGAAGAAATCTTCTTAGTGCTAAAGATAGGCAATTATATAGCCAAATTATTCAAGAAAAAGCGTTGACTTTGTTGCAAGGAAAGAAAAAAGTAGCACTCTATATTTCAATGGGAAATGAGGTGGATACGAGTTTTCTTTTAAAACAAAAGGACTTGGATTTATACGTACCTAGAGTGGAAAACGGAACACTTCATTTTTATCCTTATTGTTCAAAGCAACTTGGAAAAAGTGATTTCGGTGTTTTAGAACCAATTCCCGGCAAAGAAGTTTCTATCGCTGATATGGATGTGGTGTTGGTGCCATTGAGTGCTTTTGATTGTCATGGAAATCGTTGTGGTTATGGTAAAGGCTATTATGATTGTGTCTTAAAAGAAGCTAAATTAAAAATAGGTCTAGCTTTTCAAGCACAAGAAGTGGACTTCATTGCTTGTGAAAGCCAAGATATTCCTTTAGATGATGTTTTAACTGAATCCTACTAA
- the priA gene encoding primosomal protein N', which yields MYKVECWIENAVHSLDFLFTYGSEVPIERGIRCYVPFGNFSRRMAFVDHSEEYDGTIEELSQELGYQVKEIEQILDEEPVLNEELYELALWLKERTLSTTIACFQVMMTNKKRVKGKWKSVVLEQIVEIGDTSLSLTPKQSQCVEYVREHPSILYTNLRKQYPSIVKTLMDKAVLVKKSRERLSFLQADKEVEALYPLNDEQERAYRLIQKKEGVHLLYGQTGSGKTEVYLHLAKDVIQDDKQVLILVPEIGLTPQMIQRVSRVFGQQLGVYHSGLNEQERYEQYQLVKQGALKVIVGTRSAIFLPFQNLGLIVLDEEHDPSYKQDVQPSYHCRDVAIERAKIHHCPVVLGSATPALESYAKALKAVYQLVPLKNRFGQEMAQVNLVDMSQEIRKGKDYILSDDLKQSLKEVFKKKEQAILLLNKRGYNRLLRCKSCQEVLTCPHCDLALSYHSDSRKMKCHSCGFEMMIPRRCPHCYSEDGFSGYGFGTQRLCERIQEEFPEAKLLRMDFDSTQRKNAHKEILETFGEQKADILVGTQMIAKGLDFPNVTLVGVINADDGLQRSDYRSSEYTFNLLMQAAGRSGRGAKKGKVIFQVYNPNHFAIQSAIQQDYESFFRQEMKYRHLAKYPPYTSFISFVFEGKKEEKVRRLVEKFNYEISQICFSLGIAALLKKQDLYRYRIVVKEKYLDDLLEKLKSFLEQTDLKLQGMKIDVNPLYLE from the coding sequence ATGTATAAAGTTGAATGTTGGATTGAAAATGCGGTACATTCTTTAGATTTTTTATTTACATATGGTTCAGAAGTACCAATTGAAAGGGGAATACGTTGTTATGTGCCTTTTGGCAATTTCTCAAGACGGATGGCTTTTGTGGATCATAGTGAAGAATATGATGGGACTATCGAGGAATTAAGCCAAGAACTTGGTTATCAAGTCAAAGAAATTGAACAGATTTTAGATGAAGAGCCAGTTTTAAACGAAGAACTTTATGAGTTAGCTTTATGGCTAAAAGAGAGAACTTTATCCACCACCATTGCTTGTTTTCAAGTGATGATGACTAATAAAAAAAGAGTGAAAGGAAAATGGAAATCGGTTGTTTTAGAACAAATTGTTGAAATAGGAGATACATCTCTTTCCTTAACTCCAAAACAAAGTCAATGTGTTGAATACGTTAGAGAACATCCCTCTATTTTGTATACAAACCTTCGGAAACAATATCCATCTATTGTCAAAACATTAATGGATAAAGCTGTTCTTGTGAAAAAAAGTCGTGAACGCTTATCCTTTTTACAAGCTGATAAAGAAGTAGAAGCCTTATATCCTTTGAATGATGAACAAGAAAGAGCCTATCGTTTAATACAAAAAAAAGAGGGTGTCCATCTTTTATATGGTCAAACCGGCTCGGGTAAAACCGAAGTTTACCTTCATTTAGCGAAAGATGTTATCCAAGATGATAAACAAGTTTTAATATTAGTGCCGGAAATTGGTTTGACACCGCAAATGATTCAACGTGTTTCTCGTGTTTTCGGACAACAATTGGGTGTATACCATTCTGGTTTAAATGAACAAGAGCGCTATGAACAATACCAACTTGTAAAACAAGGTGCTTTAAAAGTCATTGTAGGAACTCGTTCAGCTATTTTTTTACCATTTCAAAACTTAGGTTTAATTGTTTTAGATGAGGAACACGATCCTTCCTATAAACAAGATGTCCAACCAAGCTATCATTGTCGTGATGTGGCAATTGAAAGAGCTAAAATCCATCACTGCCCGGTGGTTTTAGGCTCTGCTACGCCTGCTTTAGAAAGCTATGCGAAAGCACTAAAAGCTGTTTATCAACTAGTCCCTTTAAAAAATCGGTTTGGGCAAGAAATGGCTCAAGTAAATCTAGTGGATATGAGCCAAGAAATCCGTAAGGGAAAAGACTATATCTTATCCGATGATTTGAAACAATCTTTAAAAGAAGTTTTCAAGAAAAAAGAACAAGCCATTCTTTTATTAAATAAACGCGGATATAATCGTTTGTTGAGATGCAAATCTTGCCAAGAAGTATTGACCTGTCCACATTGTGATTTAGCTTTATCGTATCATTCAGATAGTCGAAAAATGAAATGCCATAGTTGTGGATTTGAAATGATGATACCAAGAAGATGTCCTCACTGTTACAGTGAAGATGGGTTTAGTGGTTATGGCTTTGGTACACAACGTTTATGCGAGCGCATACAGGAAGAATTTCCAGAAGCGAAATTATTGCGTATGGATTTTGATAGTACACAAAGAAAAAATGCCCATAAAGAAATCTTAGAGACCTTTGGTGAACAAAAAGCCGATATTCTAGTTGGTACCCAAATGATTGCGAAGGGCTTGGATTTTCCAAATGTAACGTTAGTGGGTGTTATAAATGCGGACGACGGTCTACAAAGAAGTGATTATCGAAGTAGTGAATATACTTTTAATTTGTTGATGCAAGCGGCGGGAAGAAGTGGTCGTGGAGCGAAAAAAGGAAAAGTCATTTTCCAAGTGTATAACCCAAACCATTTCGCAATCCAATCTGCTATTCAACAAGACTATGAAAGCTTCTTTAGACAAGAAATGAAATATCGCCATCTAGCGAAATATCCACCTTATACCTCTTTCATCAGCTTTGTTTTTGAAGGAAAAAAAGAAGAAAAAGTACGTAGACTAGTAGAAAAATTCAATTATGAAATCAGTCAAATTTGTTTCAGCTTGGGGATTGCCGCTTTATTAAAGAAACAGGATTTATACCGCTATCGCATTGTTGTTAAAGAAAAATATTTAGATGATTTATTAGAAAAGTTAAAATCGTTTTTAGAACAAACAGATTTAAAGCTACAGGGGATGAAGATTGATGTTAATCCTTTGTATTTGGAGTAG
- the rlmN gene encoding 23S rRNA (adenine(2503)-C(2))-methyltransferase RlmN, producing the protein MQTIYDLTLSQLEELVLELGQKKYRAKQLFTWLYRKRVLDFEEMSDLPASFIAELKTRFILMPIKKLMCQVAKDGTRKYLFALEDGSCVETVLMHFNFGESLCVTSQLGCNMGCTFCASGLLKKQRDLSQGEILGQLMYVQKELDKENLRISNVVVMGTGEPFDNYDNVLGFCETANQDIGLGIGARHITISTCGIVPKIRAFSKGHYQYNLAISLHAPNQALRDQLMPINHRYPLAELMDSLREYSESNNRRITFEYILLHGVNDLDKHAIELANLVRGMNAYVNLIPYNKVDEKGYESTDDKTALHFYDVIMKHGVKATLRQKHGDDIDAACGQLRAKHEKGKIRV; encoded by the coding sequence ATGCAAACAATATATGATTTAACACTTAGTCAATTAGAGGAATTGGTTTTAGAACTAGGACAAAAGAAATATCGGGCCAAACAATTATTCACCTGGTTGTATCGTAAAAGAGTATTGGATTTTGAAGAAATGAGTGATTTACCAGCTTCATTTATTGCGGAACTTAAGACTCGTTTTATCCTTATGCCAATCAAAAAATTGATGTGTCAGGTCGCAAAAGATGGAACGCGAAAGTATTTATTTGCTTTAGAAGATGGTAGTTGTGTCGAAACGGTTTTAATGCACTTTAATTTTGGTGAAAGTCTTTGTGTGACTTCACAATTGGGTTGTAATATGGGCTGTACTTTTTGTGCATCGGGACTTCTTAAGAAACAAAGGGATTTAAGCCAAGGAGAAATTCTGGGGCAGTTAATGTACGTTCAAAAAGAATTGGATAAAGAAAATCTTCGGATTAGTAATGTTGTTGTGATGGGAACGGGGGAACCGTTTGATAACTACGATAATGTCTTAGGTTTTTGCGAAACAGCGAATCAGGATATTGGTTTAGGTATTGGTGCTCGTCACATTACGATTTCGACTTGCGGTATTGTACCGAAAATTCGTGCATTTTCAAAGGGACATTACCAATATAATTTAGCTATTTCTTTGCATGCACCAAATCAAGCTTTACGTGATCAATTAATGCCCATCAATCATCGTTATCCACTGGCTGAACTTATGGACTCTTTAAGGGAATATAGTGAAAGTAATAATCGTCGTATCACTTTTGAATATATTTTATTACATGGAGTGAATGATTTGGATAAACATGCGATTGAATTAGCGAACTTAGTGCGAGGAATGAATGCTTATGTGAACTTAATTCCTTATAATAAAGTAGATGAAAAAGGTTATGAATCGACCGATGATAAAACAGCCTTGCATTTTTATGATGTCATTATGAAGCATGGTGTCAAAGCAACCCTTCGTCAGAAACATGGGGATGACATTGACGCGGCTTGTGGTCAATTAAGAGCGAAACATGAAAAGGGTAAAATACGGGTATGA
- a CDS encoding SufD family Fe-S cluster assembly protein produces MILIRSNAEIRLEEGLTEIVVDTDRDIELSLENRCDVAQVLIRIENVGKFHFRTFNAENSSARYLLWNASKSALETQEHHEVLAKADARVLYAELSKQEVKRKVWMALREPEAHGLLASSSLVSNQYHLVQDVVNFAPHTLGEIQNFAVILKGGDLYIDAIGKIVNGASKSQSHQQSRVMCFEEGQKSTIIPELIIDEDDVQASHAMTIGRLDAETLFYMQTRGLSVKQATALIAHGYLQPITNFLQDDGLEKKLSEELESELRNL; encoded by the coding sequence ATGATTCTCATTCGTTCCAATGCGGAAATCCGTTTAGAAGAAGGCTTAACGGAAATTGTGGTGGATACGGACCGTGATATTGAACTTTCTTTGGAAAATCGTTGCGATGTTGCACAAGTCTTAATTCGTATTGAAAACGTCGGTAAGTTTCATTTTAGGACATTTAATGCGGAAAATAGCTCAGCTCGTTATTTGTTGTGGAATGCTTCTAAGTCTGCTTTAGAAACACAAGAACATCATGAAGTACTAGCGAAAGCCGATGCTCGTGTCTTATATGCGGAGTTATCCAAGCAAGAAGTGAAGAGAAAGGTATGGATGGCATTGCGTGAACCGGAAGCGCATGGATTGCTAGCTAGTTCATCTCTGGTGTCCAACCAGTATCATTTAGTTCAAGATGTGGTTAATTTCGCTCCCCATACTTTAGGAGAAATTCAAAATTTTGCGGTTATTTTAAAGGGTGGCGATTTGTATATCGATGCGATTGGTAAAATTGTGAATGGAGCTTCTAAATCCCAATCTCACCAACAATCTCGAGTCATGTGTTTCGAAGAGGGACAAAAGAGTACCATTATTCCTGAATTGATTATTGATGAAGACGATGTACAAGCTTCACACGCAATGACCATCGGTCGTTTGGATGCTGAAACTTTGTTCTATATGCAAACACGTGGTTTAAGTGTGAAACAGGCTACGGCTTTAATTGCCCATGGTTATTTACAACCAATTACCAACTTTTTACAAGACGATGGCTTAGAAAAGAAATTAAGCGAGGAATTAGAAAGTGAGCTAAGAAATTTATGA